From Candidatus Methylomirabilota bacterium, a single genomic window includes:
- a CDS encoding indolepyruvate oxidoreductase subunit beta family protein, with amino-acid sequence MAADVPRPISILIAALGGQGGGVLTDWIVGAAEHAGLPAQATSTPGVAQRTGATTYYVEVYPVVTPPGAPRPVFSLYPTPGDVDVIVASEFLEAGRTLELDYASPTRTTLVASSHRLFAIGERSALGDGIFPAERLREAARTLTRRTIVFDALDAARSAGSEVNAVLLGAFAATGALPLPDSAFETAIREGVAAEKNLAGFRAGREIATLGTSLDVPRPAARPWGETRAARAAALGRRGPAFLALCAKAEAALDLALHPTVGEALARLIDYQDARYAERWLGLVDEIRAVDPDTRLTERVARRLALWATYEDAIRVADLKTRRSRFARIRAEQAAPEGAVLVVTDYLKPDLDEIYGLLPAAIGGRIARCAEARWPEERPALGQHVRTTTVLGFLRVWGLGRLRFLRPRSLRAAREWALIERWRRAVLECAAVDTELAIEVAETAAVVRGYGGVRRRLAAAFGRLLDEIVAPAVARDRAAGAGYARSRRIVAEARRLLLADEQGIGAALNLVVGTA; translated from the coding sequence ATGGCTGCGGACGTCCCACGCCCCATTTCGATCCTGATCGCCGCCCTCGGTGGGCAGGGGGGCGGCGTGCTCACGGACTGGATCGTGGGCGCCGCCGAGCATGCGGGTCTTCCCGCGCAGGCCACCTCGACTCCCGGCGTGGCCCAGCGGACGGGCGCTACCACCTACTACGTCGAGGTCTATCCGGTGGTGACTCCGCCCGGCGCCCCGCGCCCGGTCTTTTCCCTCTATCCGACACCGGGCGACGTGGACGTCATCGTTGCCTCAGAGTTTTTGGAGGCCGGGCGCACGCTCGAGCTCGACTATGCCTCGCCCACCCGGACCACGCTGGTCGCGAGCAGCCACCGGCTCTTCGCCATCGGCGAACGGTCCGCGCTGGGCGACGGGATCTTCCCCGCCGAGCGGCTCCGTGAAGCGGCTCGGACGCTGACCCGCCGCACCATCGTCTTCGATGCGCTCGACGCCGCACGGAGCGCCGGCTCCGAGGTCAACGCCGTGCTCCTGGGGGCGTTCGCCGCCACCGGCGCCCTCCCGCTGCCCGACTCGGCGTTCGAGACGGCGATCCGGGAAGGCGTGGCCGCCGAGAAGAACCTGGCCGGCTTCCGGGCGGGCCGGGAGATCGCCACGCTGGGGACGAGCCTCGACGTGCCGCGCCCGGCCGCGCGCCCGTGGGGGGAGACGCGCGCGGCGCGGGCGGCCGCGCTGGGGCGGCGCGGGCCCGCCTTCCTCGCCCTGTGCGCGAAGGCCGAGGCGGCGCTCGACCTCGCCCTGCATCCAACCGTCGGGGAGGCACTGGCGCGCCTCATTGACTATCAGGATGCCCGCTACGCGGAGCGATGGCTCGGGCTCGTGGACGAGATCCGAGCGGTGGATCCGGACACGCGGCTGACCGAGCGTGTCGCGCGGCGGCTCGCGCTATGGGCGACCTACGAGGACGCCATTCGGGTGGCCGACCTCAAGACTCGGCGGTCGCGCTTCGCCCGGATCCGGGCGGAGCAGGCCGCGCCCGAGGGCGCCGTGCTGGTCGTCACCGACTATCTCAAGCCCGACCTCGACGAGATCTACGGGCTGCTTCCCGCCGCAATCGGCGGCCGCATCGCGCGCTGCGCAGAGGCGCGCTGGCCCGAGGAGCGGCCCGCGCTGGGTCAGCACGTGCGGACCACCACGGTGCTCGGCTTTCTGCGCGTGTGGGGGCTCGGGCGACTGCGCTTCCTCCGGCCTCGTTCGCTGCGCGCCGCGCGAGAGTGGGCGCTCATCGAACGCTGGCGCCGGGCGGTGCTGGAGTGCGCGGCGGTCGACACCGAGCTGGCTATCGAGGTGGCGGAGACTGCCGCCGTCGTGCGGGGCTACGGCGGCGTGCGGCGGCGACTCGCTGCCGCCTTCGGCCGGCTCCTCGACGAGATCGTCGCCCCTGCGGTGGCGCGCGACCGCGCGGCCGGAGCGGGGTACGCGCGCTCGCGCCGTATCGTTGCGGAGGCTCGCCGGTTGCTCCTCGCCGATGAGCAGGGTATCGGCGCCGCCCTGAACCTCGTCGTGGGAACCGCGTAG
- a CDS encoding enoyl-CoA hydratase/isomerase family protein: MADNVLLERKGPIATVTLSRPDRRNSLSDEMLSDLVTAFSALRDDDSTRVVIVTGAPPIFSAGADAPFKKGMSEEERRRMFTSRKSQFRRLFERANVLLENLEQVTIGAINGHAVGGGWGLALACDFRIAAAEAEFWIPEVDLGVPLGVATTTRFVRLLGPARAKDVIIGGRRYSAAECLTLGLVHAVHPGASLAGAIQAYAERLAAKPFRPMAEMKARINALARTGVPEVNAMTEGFLDRG, translated from the coding sequence ATGGCCGACAATGTCCTGCTCGAGCGCAAGGGGCCCATCGCCACCGTCACCCTGTCGCGTCCCGACCGCCGGAATTCGCTGAGCGACGAGATGCTCAGCGACCTCGTCACCGCCTTCTCCGCCCTGCGCGACGACGATTCGACGCGGGTGGTGATCGTCACCGGCGCGCCCCCCATCTTCTCCGCCGGCGCCGATGCGCCCTTCAAGAAGGGGATGTCCGAGGAGGAGCGGCGGCGCATGTTCACGTCGCGGAAGAGCCAGTTCCGTCGGCTCTTCGAGCGCGCCAACGTGCTGCTGGAGAACCTCGAGCAGGTGACGATCGGCGCCATCAACGGCCACGCCGTCGGGGGCGGGTGGGGGCTCGCGCTTGCGTGCGACTTCCGCATCGCCGCCGCCGAGGCCGAGTTCTGGATCCCGGAGGTGGATCTCGGGGTGCCCCTCGGCGTGGCCACGACCACGCGCTTCGTGCGGCTGCTCGGTCCCGCGCGCGCCAAGGACGTCATCATCGGCGGCCGCCGATACTCCGCCGCCGAGTGCCTCACCCTCGGGCTCGTGCACGCGGTGCACCCGGGCGCGAGCCTGGCCGGCGCTATCCAGGCCTACGCGGAGCGGCTGGCCGCCAAGCCCTTTCGGCCCATGGCCGAGATGAAAGCCCGCATCAACGCCCTCGCGCGCACTGGGGTCCCCGAGGTGAACGCGATGACCGAGGGGTTCCTCGACCGCGGGTGA